In the Leishmania panamensis strain MHOM/PA/94/PSC-1 chromosome 30 sequence genome, one interval contains:
- a CDS encoding hypothetical protein (TriTrypDB/GeneDB-style sysID: LpmP.30.2020) — translation MKFTHREIEADRRKPVGSLFMHLMDRDSMPSRSHRNAAAQQLNMHSLRNTQLSLYAQDLQHGSSTPLRGRRHFPKQDRHVDCNREEDVRTPRGVRRGATPHSSMDHIGSNMTPRASTEVATPRQRRYVPPPVRSSPYRPFWLGDDEITYNASSRRGTGGATRSYSVGGQVFSRSSSTAGHLTAGSLVPLPEKPIEKPVPPLLPVKPRKKGIRMFAEQRSRSADDMHRGVRMVPPPPHWRSAADRQWDFLELGIDSCETPAPLYRNESHIDVGGPIITVDGSPPPLVPTRRWRGGQRYADTPVRRTFDIITGRPLVY, via the coding sequence ATGAAGTTTACACATCGAGAGATCGAAGCGGACCGCAGGAAGCCGGTCGGCTCCCTTTTCATGCACCTCATGGACAGGGACTCGATGCCGTCGCGCAGTCATCGCAACGCGGCTGCACAACAGCTGAATATGCACAGCCTGCGTAATacgcagctctctctctacgcgCAGGATCTGCAGCATGGCTCGTCAACACCACTGCGGGGTCGACGCCACTTTCCCAAACAAGATCGCCACGTCGACTGCAAtagggaggaggacgtccGGACCCCTAGGGGTGTGCGACGTGGTGCCACTCCGCACAGCAGCATGGACCACATCGGCAGCAACATGACCCCACGAGCCTCGACGGAGGTTGCGAcaccgcggcagcgtcgctacGTACCGCCGCCTGTGCGAAGCTCTCCTTACCGCCCCTTCTGGCTAGGAGACGACGAGATCACCTACAACGCGAGCAGTCGCCGCGGCACTGGTGGTGCAACCCGCTCGTACTCCGTAGGCGGCCAAGTATTTtcgcggagcagcagcaccgcaggtCATTTGACAGCTGGCTCGCTAGTCCCCTTACCCGAGAAACCGATCGAGAAGCCCgttccgccgctgctgccggtgaaGCCACGGAAAAAAGGTATTCGCATGTTTGCGGAGCAGCGGTCACGTAGCGCCGACGATATGCACCGGGGTGTCCGAatggtgccgccaccgccgcactgGCGCTCTGCTGCAGACCGGCAGTGGGACTTTCTGGAGCTCGGCATCGACAGTTGCGAGACACCGGCGCCACTCTACCGAAACGAAAGCCACATCGACGTTGGCGGTCCAATTATTACGGTGGATggctcgccgccaccgttggTGCCGACGCGACGGTGGCGTGGTGGTCAACGCTATGCCGACACCCCGGTGCGGCGCACCTTTGACATTATCACAGGTCGGCCGTTGGTGTACTGA
- a CDS encoding hypothetical protein (TriTrypDB/GeneDB-style sysID: LpmP.30.2010) codes for MASLPDVSSLAPLPDSLAEVEMELQKTHETLIDKIQDELVCVVCGSVFIDPRILQCQHCFCLRCLYSTVSRERTSQIEVPCAYRCAAVTVTQGDIRTLPKNHYITNTCVLLRQQLVHRARLLERKLSLNAAADNEALTPSAERRGDSAALALTAAAASPVTVAAFPSQAAPATVTHTVLKKEMDAAKELYECEWCSCASPTCEVCPYCWSRICVECRGQFSDHQYLCLELHQPGRRPAEGWLPGASTATVSDTAQDAAAGQERGVTAMNRRGSAAEMGAEAAAVAQTPDQEAPFPYFITPFFVPVLVKECLMKQQGVAMRPSEIDVTAVMAVRLAVPEVEVQCQHHTTGFGFDFRIHPSFKTMEGVEVDLTMPHWAEDGGRPNATLSFLANTARLGETVLQDLRRLSTVVSNVVLELSSAAHQASVRRNKGFHMYAVHVWSLARSQCVIARDALLPHLERSRLLENMMGDLVVYHFQQTASHASPPQKHFIRDKCVAFMKAEVQLCRQLDQIMEGVDAVCRGIHTLLTRMYTVMKELAQPTAHRREENRRSQQSRLRFSTRMFHSRQQEPQASGEHESYACASTSVDETVLSPRTRVRMIRLLSRRLPRAGTVPVEVEAPLTPLPQNVADAVPDTILSDKVGEPDCSFHVQVAEHGAMTRTLTESMLSILRCFMQARVWQWSLSNTCIRECGLSEGDRRTLLAVEEELQLITDNLLHCMWASSRMTYIMEVEQDAAGPASSLDILMDAETLELLKGELECPMYDHSEVFESLKALSQLRAQFVSFSSAISIVARNPDTQQELLSMMSSVLSSTMTHQTTVLRLVAQATTSLNEYYADYLRTRQMNPTVGERPSPSEDTLLAVDVLKLLQLQSDEQLADSLAVMSKMRDHRDDDGLRGAHARQGIHCANLSAATQGGRLSDTDSAPAGGGTALRSRCPFRTDFSLRDTALSSCQAYGEALVRAAHGEPLQAGFVPEGQPQGQQSEEQASDAEVAAEAVAEMPSPSAGAPKHSTELVDRTVAEQTEEMVPEPLMSSTASSRTVDADAQRSASMLRTTTAVATPVAHDDGGRSARDDDTPYRESLFSADNNESVVALTRVSPSAADLDGIRKAAKLFGAAFQLPATTTSVGRRRLVLLPFYHGECIYKGLSTPFYVDGQTGTVHMDPRTLSATGKSQYVLEVLSSPLFFILFNATLSIFLHRQCKVGIMYK; via the coding sequence ATGGCAAGTCTTCCAGACGTGTCTTCGCTGGCTCCCCTGCCGGACTCGCTAGCGGAGGTGGAAATGGAGCTGCAGAAGACGCATGAGACACTTATCGACAAGATCCAAGATGAGCTCGTGTGTGTCGTCTGTGGGTCTGTGTTCATTGACCCGCGTATCCTGCAGTGCCAGCACTGTTTCTGCTTGCGATGTCTGTACTCCACCGTGTCGCGCGAGCGCACTTCGCAGATCGAGGTGCCTTGCGCCTATCGatgcgcagcggtgacagTGACGCAAGGCGACATTCGTACGCTTCCCAAGAACCACTACATCACCAATACGTGCGTGCTTCTTCGACAGCAACTCGTGCATCGAGCCCGCCTGCTGGAGCGCAAACTGTCACtcaacgcagcagcggacaaCGAAGCGCTGACTCCCTCCGccgagaggaggggtgatTCGGCTGCACTGGCACTgacggctgccgctgcatcgccggTGACTGTAGCAGCGTTTCCTTCACAAGCGGCACCCGCCACGGTGACTCACACGGTTCTGAAGAAAGAGATGGATGCCGCGAAGGAACTGTACGAGTGTGAGTGGTGCTCCTGTGCGTCACCAACGTGTGAGGTATGCCCCTACTGCTGGAGCCGCATCTGTGTCGAGTGCCGCGGGCAGTTTTCGGATCATCAGTATCTGTGTCTGGAGTTGCACCAACCAGGGCGACGGCCTGCAGAGGGGTGGCTGCCTGGCGCGAGTACTGCCACCGTGTCTGATACGGCTCaggatgctgctgccggccaagagagaggggttaCAGCGATGAATAGGAggggcagcgccgcggagATGGGTGCGgaggccgcagcggtggcgcaaaCGCCTGACCAGGAGGCCCCGTTCCCGTATTTCATTACACCGTTCTTTGTGCCGGTATTGGTGAAGGAGTGCCTGATGAAACAGCAGGGCGTGGCCATGCGACCGAGCGAGATTGACGTGACGGCTGTGATGGCTGTGCGGCTGGCGGTACCGGAGGTGGAGGTCCAGTGTCAACACCACACCACTGGCTTTGGTTTTGACTTCCGTATTCACCCCTCCTTCAAGACgatggagggggtggaggtggactTGACAATGCCGCACTGGGCTGAGGATGGCGGCAGGCCTAACGCtaccctttcttttctcgcCAACACCGCCCGCCTTGGCGAGACTGTCTTGCAGGATCTGCGACGCCTCAGCACGGTGGTGAGCAATGTGGTGCTAGAGCTGTCAAGCGCCGCGCATCAGGCCTCCGTGCGTCGCAACAAGGGGTTTCACATGTACGCCGTGCATGTCTGGTCTCTGGCGCGGTCTCAGTGCGTAATTGCCCGCGACGCCTTACTGCCACACCTCGAACGTTCTCGTTTGCTGGAGAACATGATGGGGGACTTGGTTGTATACCATTTTCAGCAGACGGCGAGTCATGCATCACCGCCCCAGAAGCACTTCATCCGTGACAAGTGCGTCGCCTTCAtgaaggcggaggtgcagctctgccgaCAGCTGGATCAGATAATGGAAGGCGTGGACGCGGTTTGTCGTGGTATTCACACACTGCTCACTCGCATGTATACTGTAATGAAGGAGCTCGCGCAGCCTACGGCCCACCGAAGGGAGGAGAACAGGCGCTCACAGCAGAGCCGACTGCGGTTCAGCACGCGAATGTTTCATTCGCGCCAGCAAGAGCCGCAGGCCTCAGGCGAGCACGAATCTTACGCCTGCGCTTCTACATCAGTAGATGAGACAGTGTTGTCGCCGCGCACTCGTGTGCGGATGATCCGCTTGCTTTCACGGCGATTGCCACGTGCTGGCACGGTCCCGGTCGAAGTGGAGGCACCGCTGACACCCTTGCCTCAAAACGTTGCGGACGCCGTCCCTGATACTATTCTCAGCGACAAGGTCGGCGAACCAGACTGCAGTTTTCACGTGCAGGTTGCAGAGCACGGTGCGATGACGCGCACCCTGACGGAGTCGATGCTCTCTATCCTCCGGTGCTTCATGCAGGCCCGCGTGTGGCAGTGGTCGCTGAGCAACACCTGCATTCGGGAGTGTGGCCTTAGTGAGGGAGACCGGCGCACGCTGCTGGCCGTGGAAGAGGAGTTGCAACTTATCACGGACAACCTTCTGCATTGCATGTGGGCGTCCTCTCGCATGACTTATATTATGGAAGTAGAGCAGGACGCCGCCGGTCCGGCGTCCTCGTTGGACATCCTGATGGACGCTGAGACCCTGGAGCTGCTAAAGGGTGAGCTGGAGTGTCCCATGTATGATCACAGTGAAGTCTTTGAGTCGCTCAAGGCGCTCTCtcagctgcgcgcgcagtTTGTGTCCTTCAGCTCCGCTATTAGCATTGTGGCTCGAAATCCGGACACGCAACAGGAGCTTTTGAGCATGATGAGCTCCGTCTTGAGCTCCACCATGACGCACCAGACCACAGTGTTGCGCCTTGTTGCCCAGGCGACCACTTCCCTAAACGAGTACTACGCCGACTACCTGCGCACACGTCAGATGAACCCCACTGTCGGCGAACGACCATCCCCGAGCGAGGacacgctgctggcggtTGACGTGTTGAAGTTGTTACAGCTCCAGAGCGATGAACAGCTGGCCGACTCCCTCGCCGTAATGTCCAAGATGAGGGACCaccgcgacgacgacggcctAAGAGGTGCCCACGCTCGACAAGGCATCCATTGTGCGAACCtctccgcagcgacgcagggCGGACGTCTGTCTGATACGGACAGCGCCCCTGCTGGCGGAGGCACTGCACTGAGGTCGCGCTGCCCGTTTCGCACTGATTTTTCGCTGCGTGATACAGCGTTGTCTTCGTGCCAGGCCTACGGTGAGGCTCTCGTGCGTGCGGCACATGGGGAGCCCCTGCAGGCTGGATTCGTCCCCGAGGGCCAGCCGCAAGGGCAGCAATCCGAAGAGCAGGCGAGCGATGCGGAGGTTGCCGCGGAGGCGGTCGCTGAGATGCCATCTCCATCGGCAGGGGCGCCGAAGCACTCCACGGAGTTGGTGGATAGAACTGTTGCCGAGCAAACCGAAGAGATGGTACCAGAGCCATTAATGTCGTCTACTGCATCCTCGCGGACGGTCGACGCTgacgcgcagcgcagtgcATCGATGTTACGGACCACAACCGCCGTTGCTACCCCCGTCGCACACGACGACGGGGGTAGGTCTGCACGAGATGACGACACCCCATACCGTGAGTCGCTATTTTCGGCGGACAACAACGAGTCTGTTGTGGCCTTGACGCGAGTCTCACCGTCCGCCGCAGACCTCGATGGGATTCGGAAGGCGGCAAAGCTCTTCGGAGCTGCCTTTCAGCTGCCAGCGACCACCACGTCGGTGGGACGACGGCGGCTCGTTTTACTCCCCTTCTACCACGGGGAGTGCATATACAAGGGGTTGTCGACCCCGTTCTATGTGGACGGGCAGACAGGCACCGTGCACATGGACCCCCGAACTCTCTCTGCCACGGGAAAGTCCCAGTACGTGCTCGAGGTACTGAGCTCACCACTATTCTTCATACTCTTCAATGCGACTCTAAGCATCTTTTTGCACCGGCAGTGCAAGGTTGGGATTATGTACAAGTGA
- a CDS encoding ferric reductase transmembrane protein-like protein (TriTrypDB/GeneDB-style sysID: LpmP.30.2000) encodes MTTTINEAKQLDIHGISPSRGDLKSLCRRLAAIGIIAPVSIQLFHKSGSYTDVFQYHPICMMMAFVMVMPDVVSSIRRLRLARQRSPRKSNDIAKPLDEQLSRSEIIIRHQLATFVMELAAAGGFAAVEYIKITHNYQHLKSLHGSVGALCGVTIVCQMVLGCILRYVLSPVDPKRLMVRRAHKYVSATIAVLAMMAMCGGFLATEYAEKMIPCSMIRTVIVLASAATTVAGFFI; translated from the coding sequence ATGACTACCACTATCAATGAGGCAAAGCAGCTTGACATTCATGGCATCTCCCCGTCCCGGGGGGATTTGAAGAGCCTCTGTCGTAGGCTGGCCGCCATCGGCATCATCGCGCCCGTGTCAATACAGCTGTTTCACAAGTCCGGCAGCTACACGGACGTCTTCCAGTATCACCCCATTTGCATGATGATGGCGTTTGTCATGGTGATGCCGGATGTGGTGAGCAGCATCAGGCGACTGCGGCTGGCACGCCAGAGGTCGCCACGCAAGAGCAACGACATTGCAAAGCCGCTTGACGAGCAACTTTCGCGCAGCGAGATCATTATCCGTCACCAGCTGGCTACCTTCGTGAtggagctggcggcggctggcggCTTTGCTGCGGTGGAGTACATAAAAATAACACACAACTACCAGCATCTCAAGTCTCTGCACGGCAGTGTGGGTGCCCTCTGCGGTGTCACAATCGTCTGCCAGATGGTGCTTGGCTGCATTCTTCGTTATGTGCTATCGCCTGTGGACCCGAAGCGTCTCATGGTGCGGAGGGCGCACAAGTACGTCAGCGCCACCATTGCTGTCTTGGCAATGATGGCGATGTGTGGCGGCTTTCTTGCCACCGAGTATGCAGAGAAGATGATCCCATGCTCGATGATCCGGACGGTCATTGTCCTCGCGtccgctgccaccacggTTGCCGGTTTTTTCATCTAG
- a CDS encoding hypothetical protein (TriTrypDB/GeneDB-style sysID: LpmP.30.2030) has protein sequence MVFYFTLTSDPGVMCYMGRDKYENEELIKFGWPEDLWFHVDKHSSAHVYVRLPPGKGMDDLTPEIIEECCQLVKENSIEGCKLNDVRVVYTPWSNLMKTGDMAVGQVGFHKEELRRYHTVAKKNRPMLKALEKTRVEKNDVDFRKLREDRDMEERRKLRADRAAQDHQDKLEREEKKRLEELRTYKGVMDDNNMRLNTGEVPDEDDFM, from the coding sequence ATGGTCTTTTACTTTACCCTGACGTCTGACCCGGGCGTCATGTGCTACATGGGCCGCGACAAATACGAAAACGAGGAGCTCATCAAGTTCGGCTGGCCAGAGGACTTGTGGTTTCACGTGGacaagcacagcagcgcacacgtcTACGTGCGTCTGCCGCCTGGAAAGGGTATGGACGACTTGACCCCGGAGATCATTGAGGAGTGCTGCCAACTCGTCAAGGAGAACAGTATTGAAGGATGCAAGCTGAACGACGTCCGCGTAGTCTACACCCCGTGGAGCAACCTCATGAAGACCGGCGACATGGCAGTCGGACAGGTCGGTTTCCacaaggaggagctgcgacgTTACCACACCGTCGCCAAAAAGAACCGCCCAATGCTCAAGGCGCTTGAGAAGACACGCGTGGAGAAGAACGACGTCGACTTCCgcaagctgcgcgaggacCGCGACATGGAGGAGCGCCGTAAGCTCCGCGCCGACAGGGCGGCGCAGGACCACCAGGACAAGCTGGAgcgggaggagaagaagcgcctggaggagctgcggacGTACAAGGGCGTGATGGACGACAACAACATGCGCCTCAACACTGGAGAGGTACCGGATGAGGACGACTTCATGTAG